The DNA sequence GCTCGAACCGGTTGACCCGGGTGCCGTCGCCGCTGCGCGCCCAGGCCGTCTCCGCCGGCACGTCCAGGTAGAGGACCCGGCCGGGCTGCGGGAACGAACGCCAGTAGTCGAACGTGGGGGTGTGCTCCACACCGAGCAGGCGGCACTTGACCAGAAGCTTGTAGTAGTACGAGTCGATGACGACCCGGTCCGCGCCGGCGGCCCGCGCCAGTTCCTCACGGAAGTACAGCACGATCGGGTTCAGCACCGACACCACGAGTTCCGGGGAGTAGCGCTTGCCGGCCCACCCGAACGCGTCGGTGATCCAGCTGCTGCGTAGCTGACGGATCAGCGGGTACGGCCCGAGGTACCGCTCGTCGTAGGAGATGACCCGCCAGCCGTGCTCGTCGTGCAGGCGGCGCAACACCGTGGACTTGCCGGCGAGGTCCGGCCCGAGCAGTGCCCAGAACCCGGTGCCGTCGGAGCGGATCACGCTGATGCTCCCTTCGTCAGCCACCCGACTGCGAGATAGCTC is a window from the Micromonospora sp. DSM 45708 genome containing:
- a CDS encoding dTMP kinase, which encodes MIRSDGTGFWALLGPDLAGKSTVLRRLHDEHGWRVISYDERYLGPYPLIRQLRSSWITDAFGWAGKRYSPELVVSVLNPIVLYFREELARAAGADRVVIDSYYYKLLVKCRLLGVEHTPTFDYWRSFPQPGRVLYLDVPAETAWARSGDGTRVNRFEHYGPTVGRADFVRLQTDLRAALLAEVRDLPVRIVDGAAPPDEVVAAVLTTMREPAVAMAGSRAVGR